In the genome of Chrysoperla carnea chromosome 5, inChrCarn1.1, whole genome shotgun sequence, the window TAACTCATAATCttgtaattctaaaaaaaagagAAGTTAAGAAGTTGTCATACCTTAAAAAAGCGATCAAAGAAAAATAGGGCTCCATAACagaacaaaataacatataaacATTCTGTAGCATccatttcaaaattcaaataatctaatcatttaattaataatcggatacaaaaaagattaaattatggtgtaatttttatccatatttaatacacatttttttttatttcttcaaaaaagtcatgttgacatttttttcaaacttgtCAAATATAACAATGGACATCAGccattaatttgtatttatttcggaatttattaaaaactaaaatacaattttaaactcttattattagttttacgtaatatttttaagtattttataactAATACCGCATAGGtattttatcttcaattttaaGGTTAATTAccgaaaattcatttttgttttaatggttTTAATCTACaggtgttatttatttttaaaaaaaacttctcgcttggGTAGAcatgtagttaaaaaaaattagaaacgcTTCgtcttttttaaatgatttatacttgtatttaatatttacaaatttttttataaatgttaaacaattttgttaggCAGTTTTAAAGTTTCGAATAATCGAAGtcttattttataatgaacgtaaataaagctttaaaatgttattaatattgcGTACTATtcataaatctaatttttaagtGTAATAAGTATTTAGGATTTTCATGAAACAATCATTCACTCCTATTTATCGAATATAAGGAACAAAAACAGTAGATTCCAGTGCTGTATCAGAAAGTATACTCTAAATCGGGAAGGGGTTCTTTGTTTGAACACATGGTATACGctaattatcttataaaatcaCATTACACCACTAGTAGACCCGTATTATACCGATTaaaagtaaatgatttattCCTAAATCAGATAAGTGAAGCTTAATTTGAATCTTTTCTGAACCTCCTTCACTCTCAGAAATTTCATGACCAAAAATGGTGAtaagattatttttaagatGGAAAAAGGACATTTGAGTTAACATGGGTTCGCTTTTTTTTTGGTAGGGATCATTAGAAGACATCTATCGTAGATACAGACCTTTTGTTGGTAACTTGTATTACAAATACCACTTTTCTAATGcgatttatcaaataaattttatctgtgTTACCTCGATGTTGTTTTTCCATCttgagaataattttgattaccatttttaataattttggtcAAAATCTATGGATTCAAACCAAATTTGCTACGAGGAGAGgaaattacaaaacaaacattttttttatacaaattaaaattttacaactaaGCTGTCTTACAGgaataactaaatttttaaactttaatctctaattctatcaaattaaataaataaaaagcaatattaaaattttctgaaagcTTAGACAAAACATATTAtggtgtattaaaaattatcacagACTCACTATGCACggaataatagtttttttataaatacaattaaggCCTAGTTTTAAACTGAGtagctttgaatttttttaaattctatattatttcACAGTGTGTATGTAAACGTAATATTGTTATTTCCGTCAGATAAAAAATTGGTTACAAAAAACCATTCCAACTAGCGCTAACTCAACACCTGTTAAAGAAAATCAGCTCATTACGTTATATTTAGTTGGTTTAGATTGCGTTACCACGGGTTGGGATAGTTTTTGGCTCTTTTATTAGaagtcaaatttacaattttacgggttattttacaatatgacatatttttaagtcgcatttcatTCGAAAGctcactttttttgaaaaatgttttaaacaaaaattgttatttttttatgaggatcaagtTGCTAatataaagtgttattctatctcttaccgtttagaatctaaattggctattaaaaaaagcaacccgaagaactaggcccaatctgatgccagaacatgctgtcccccatcaaactttacaatttttgttgaggTCATTTTTTAATAGGTGGCGCCTCTggtttttatgattatttgtaATGGTttcataagtttgaccgctatgtgtcaGCTTGTCTGTGGCACCGTAACTCCTACatggataaaccgattttgattttttttaaagtaaatttaatgtagtgttcttagctaagtttcaagaaaaacgGTTCAATTTGGAGTGAGTTACAAGGGAAAAAACAGCATTTTtgggtttttataattttgtaaattttacttgtgtatGAATAAAATCcaatgaaataaagtaaaagtgCCTGTTAAAATTCTGATAACTAGTTAAGTccaattcaaaattgaaaatttcttcttCCTAATCAAGGCTACTGTTTAGGATTCGAAGACACTTGGTATTAAAAACTATATGtgatttgttgtaaaattaatcAACTTTTATTTCTAATCGTtccaatttttctttcaaaaattgtaaCTTATCCTCGAAATCTTTTTTACTATCCATTTCCAATAATCGATAACATTCCTGTTGGACTAATAGGAATTCCGATTTTAATGTTTGTACTTCTAACGCTAGCGTATGAATACTCTCTATTTTCGTAGGATCAGTTTTTTGActgttttctactttttttatcatagtaaatattttactattcaCATCTTGTAtctgaaaataaacaaagagaaataaaataatcaacaatGAAAACTtggtttttctattaaatttcactacaaaaattttatttacaatatttatgtaacatgaattatttacaaaaaaaaaaatttattgatatttttttgtttacaattaatcagccaataattgaaataattcaaaattaatacaattaaaaaaatttcatttcattgttGTAGCTCGCAAACTTTTTTTGGGTTTTGATCTTTTGTTCAAGGAaacgcaaaaattattttaaaagtaataagtGAAATAATTTCGAGTCGTAAGAACagcttttttataagaaacattaaaaaaatcatatatttatatttttgtatggcttaatttagaaaaaaaactcaagtaattttgaaaacaaaaattaaactgaaaattaccaaaattcATGGCTTATGGTCCATTCACTTGCACAATACAATCATTCAgaacgaaaaatgttttaagataTGTTTCCCGAATTAAACGTatatttgatttctaaaatGGGCCTTCTTGAAATACTTTCTCGTACGCAAATGCTGTATCGTTGATTaatgtaaatgtaattaatGTTATGGTTTAAATTCGTcctaacatttttatttgcaatgTTTTGTAATAAAGACTTGTCGAATTTATAATGAAACATTAATAAACATAatcgaaaacaaataaaaatcttttttgttgAACTTATATAACGTCGATGCTCTAAATTGGGTATTTGACACTCAGAGCAAAGAATTAActgatattaataacaaaaaagccTCAAAGAACCTTCCTGGAGACCTATATCTGAAcgcattatttttcgaaaaagtaaTTTCAGTTGGTCTTCGCGCTCAACGAATTTAATCAGTCCTGTGGCCACTACTTTCGAGatataattaaactaaaaaatttcctattttaaaaACAGGCAATAAATTATGGAGAATTCAAACCGTTAAGTTCATTTTCTGCCACACAATATGAATTTATCtaccataaaattaatttatactttttaagatCTTCTTGATCTAAACaaccttttttcaaaatatattgtcGATTAATATATGCAAACAACATATCGGTTAGCACAAAAATTTGGGCAACCGTAAAAGCTAGTGTAACACCAAAATAGAAATTAGCATTTGCTGCTCCGGAATAAATCCATAAATGCCAAAATACCGGGCCAATAACTGATGTCAGCAAGAATATAcaacaaattataaatctttGTTGCATAAACGGTAATAAATGTTTCCATGTAGGCAACAACGATAAATAAAATCCAACATCACCGATACTCGGATATGTTCGGAATATTGTTGTGAGCGCAGTTAATGCAAAAGCTAATAACAATGGATCTTtacgaaattttaaacttaacgGAACTAAATACAATATAGTTACGTTAATTTGTAACGACCAAATGAATAATAAACGAAAATGTTCAAACATTTCGGTGAAAAAATACCAAGTTGTACCAATATTTGGTCGTAAATCtgtaacatttaatataaatccgaatgtattatttaaaaagttccaTGATCCAGAAATATGGTacgataaatataatataccgaACAGTACGAGACCGTAAATGGTAAAATGAGTAGCTAAAGTTATACCTTTTTTATAAGTTGTCACATGGTTTTGAGCGATATTTATCGCAAATGGTACAATTAAGAAAGTTGGATATAACGTTTGACTAGTGGCaattgcaataaataaatacgacaaaacataatttttattacaaataccgTAAAAAATAATCCCTAAAAATAGATTAGTTAAGACAGTAGTGGTCATTGCTACacagtttaatataataaacggattaaataaaaatgctgtTAATACGAATACTGGTACCGATTGAAAATCgtcatcttttaataaaaacggtaacgattttttacaatatttagcTTTATCCcgtatttgtattaattttaaatttgacatatATGCTCTAGCCGTAAAATATAAGAACGTTGCAGttaataaatctataaatacGAATATTAATGGTAAATACTTtggtaaaacttttaaaagtaacttataaaattccaaatttaatgGTGTATCGTGAAATATATCTGCAGTATACGGATCAATCCCATGTTTATCATGAATAAATGCCGCTTCAGTAGCTCTCTCCCATGCATTCAATGGTGTTGATATTTCAACTCGTTcagtaattatttttcgataatctgaattcattaataaataacgAATTGCCCCAGCTATGACATATTCAAGAACTATTTGCACAGCCATTTTTTTAGGTTAAAACAccgactttttttttagttgattgtTCTGTTGTCTTAAATTAAATGCTGCTTACCGATTGTTCTAAATTACGGATAGCTTCTTCCATTTTATAAGAACCACgtctcaattatttttaagtggtatttttaaattaaaccatgtaagatatattttatttatcacaatTCAAAATCCGTGATAGGTGGAGTCAAATAGTCAAATCAAATAGCAGCCATCATAGataattgataataaacaatttgTCATGCGATTTCTATAATCTATAATAGTTTTGGGTGTGTTCTTGCATACGCTTTTTTCATCACCGTACCTATAACGCAATCCGCTTGGAGCGGCACAAACTAGAGctataatagggtattatcgttagtcaaaaataaattatgaaattagaaaaaagttaaaatttatgtaaaaatatactttaatattctgatttcgagtcataaaagcacatttttcttttaaaatattaaaattaaaaatcgtaatttttaaactgtatatcacgtgacctaaaacgtggacaagccttgctgtgatgtcatatcggtataaGCCATAGatcatcaattagttcagtgtcgacagctgggtataatatatccatagataataagtatttatatttattataatcagatgtctatgaatatatctgtcaaagttatttgtgttatttcgtgtaatgataccgatattacgtcatcgaattggatgcccgcgtttttgacagtttaaaaaaggtttaaaatttaattttagtttttggcaagaaagcgtgtgtatttttccgaaataaatttttggtggctttttattagcaaaatcaacattttgaagtactttttcaaaaatagtagaataccctattgagtTCTTTGAGAAATAGAAGAAATAAGCAAATGATGtcttaaatagtattttaattatttttaattttacgaaaTCAATGATATGCTATGGTAATAAATAAAAGGCATTTTTAAAgagagatttttattaaaaattataatcaagtacaaagaacatttaaaataaaaattattatatataatttacatgCTATAATAATGATCAGATTTAAtactgattttattataattatattcaatatttg includes:
- the LOC123301860 gene encoding phosphatidylinositol glycan anchor biosynthesis class U protein; protein product: MAVQIVLEYVIAGAIRYLLMNSDYRKIITERVEISTPLNAWERATEAAFIHDKHGIDPYTADIFHDTPLNLEFYKLLLKVLPKYLPLIFVFIDLLTATFLYFTARAYMSNLKLIQIRDKAKYCKKSLPFLLKDDDFQSVPVFVLTAFLFNPFIILNCVAMTTTVLTNLFLGIIFYGICNKNYVLSYLFIAIATSQTLYPTFLIVPFAINIAQNHVTTYKKGITLATHFTIYGLVLFGILYLSYHISGSWNFLNNTFGFILNVTDLRPNIGTTWYFFTEMFEHFRLLFIWSLQINVTILYLVPLSLKFRKDPLLLAFALTALTTIFRTYPSIGDVGFYLSLLPTWKHLLPFMQQRFIICCIFLLTSVIGPVFWHLWIYSGAANANFYFGVTLAFTVAQIFVLTDMLFAYINRQYILKKGCLDQEDLKKYKLILW